The DNA region TGCAGTTTCTTCCTATTCTGTGTGAGTGTAACTTggtctgggcagggcttggTTGGGTTGGGGGGCAGGCCAACTGTTTTCTGAACTTCTTTAAGCATAGTGTCCCTTGTCCAAGTATGCATTTAAGTGAGGATACAGCTTGTAACAGAACCATGTTGGTGCCACTTCTCTCCTAGGGCACCCTAGAAATCCTGTACCCTGATGCTCACCTCTCAGCAGAAGACTTCAATATCTATGGCCATGGTGGGAGACACTTTTGGCTTGCCAGCTCCTGTTTCTTCTTCCTGGTAAATAGTGGGAATGTGTTATGCACTCTGATAGCTTCTTTGTATTTTCTAAATGGAGCAAGGAGGGTGATCTCAGTACAATAATGCCCTAATCCCCCTCCTACCTCCTGCAGCACAACATGGATGCTTCTCATGTGGTGGGGAAGCTGAAGCAATAAAGGTGCAGTGGCAGTGGTGGAAGCTGTATTCCAGCTGTATTCAGCTGTATTCCAGCTGAGCTCAGATGTTCCTCCCTCCTGTGTCTCTCAGCTGTTTTGTGCTGATGGAGGGGAGTTGTGGGGCCTTCAGTCTGTACTGTGTTTAATGTTAAGGGTTTGTGCCTCTGCCCTGAGACATATAGGGAGTGCATAATACCACACGCCATCCCTGCAAAGATTGCTGAGTTGAGTTGCCAATCAGCCATACAACTGTTGGTTCTTTGTCTCAACAGGTTTATTCCTTGGTGGTGATTCTGccaaaaactcctctgaaagacCGGATTTCTTTGCCCTGTAGGTAAACTGTTGTGTTTTCCATAGTATAGATGGATACAGCATCAGGATAAAGCATAGATGGGAGTAAAAGGTTCCTGTGTGTGCTTGTGCTGCAGATGCATTCCATGTCTCAGAGTTTAGATAACATGGCAAAGGACTGGTAACTTATCCCTAGAAAAATTAGTATGTTGTATCTTTTGGAGAGCAGAGTAAGAGCAGTTATACTGCTACTTTAGTAGCTAAACAATTACATTAAGAAAATAAGACCTACTGCTCAGTTAATGATACAGGTATGATGTAAATATATAATCTTCAGAGAGCCTTAAGAAATGGCTTCTTAATAACAGCTTCCTTTGAAATGCACGCATGATGGTAAAGTGTGTGTGCTAGTCAtcccctgggaagggaaggctAAGTAGGAGATGCTCAACAATTTTTATCTAGGCTTTTACTTTTGTAAGTAAAtgcttctgtttgtttggtttttgctgttgttgcaGAATATCTGCAGCTCTCGAATAAAGAGAAGCTGTTATTAAGGTGTTTGTAAGCTCTTATTAAGCTTATTATTGTTACTAAGCTGTTCTCTACCTAGTGTTAACGTTGCTGTGTGGGTATCCTGAGGGAGGGGATCTGTATGTCACATGTCACAGGCACGGGTCCTTGGCCTGATCTGCCTGGTGTCCAGCAtaccctgctgctcctgttgagTCCCCTGAGCAGTTTTACTAGTGCTGTACATTGGAAGGGCACAGCTTCTGGTTCagctgggttttgtttagttttccTTGCAGTCCGTTATGTGCCTGACACTGGTTCCAGATGCTTGCATATTAAATCTTTGCATGTGTTGCTGTAACTTTGCTCTCAAAACCCAtcttgtgtgtgtatatacacatGCAGGAGGGTATGGTTTAGTCCATTTTACCACCATCAATCCTGCCAGCATGGGATAGGAAAATGCAGCCTTAGTTCTTCAGCAGCTTTTAGAGACAAGTTGGTGAGAAGCTTCTGGTGGATTTGGCATCTCCATCAAACAGATTTCCATGGGTCTGGTGTTTGAGGTTGAGCTtcatgtgtgtctgtgtctttcCCACAGCCAGGAAGAGTTTTTATATTTATGCTGGCATTCTGGCGCTGCTGAACCTGGTgcagggcctgggcagtgccctccTCTGTGTGGATATCATAGAAGGACTGTGGTATGTACACTGGGGGAGGAGGTCTGCAGCCCCGGATCTTGTGTTGTATCTGAGTGTCCTTAATACTGCCTctcccaaaaaaacaaacctatgGTGTGTTCCTAAGAAGGAATAAACCTGTTGGTTCTGGTTTGTGCCCAAAGACCTCTAAGTAATCAGGAAACTCCCCAGTGGAGAGGTTGTGGAACTTCGTGTGCTGCAGTTGTCTTGAGTTGAGTGAGAATAATAGTGTGAATCCACTGATGAGTGGCCATTAGTAGGTAATAAGAGAGGAAATTGTCTGTTTGTTAGAAATATGGAGACACCCTTATACCTGGAGTCTCGTTCTGCAGGGATCAGTGTCACATCTGTGAGTCAGAATTGGGAGTACTGAGACTGCTCTTCGTCAGACCTTGGGTTTTGGCACAGTTCCCCTGAGTGTCTAGGAGCAGTGACATATGTTGATGACCATGGCTGTTACTTTGCATCAGTTTAAATTTGTTTAGCATGATTTTTCTTGATCTCTGGACACTTTGGAGGGAAATTGAATTCTCCGTGAGGGTGTGAGTGGTGTTACCCAGCTGTATTGTGTTTGAGTACTAAATCCCTTCATGTTCCCTTTTGTTGTCGACAGCTGTGTTGATGCTACCACGTTCCTTTACTTCAGCTTCTTTGCACCTCTCATCTATGTGGCATTCCTGAAAGGCTTCTTTGGGTGAGTAGCCAGGAACAGGAATTTAGATGGGTATATATTGTCATTTAAGTGTTTTGCACTCAGGTTCTCTCAATTTGTACAATAAAGACAGCAATTAGAATGCCAGTTAGAGAACCAGTCTTTCTTTTCTGCCCTTGAAGAATTTCTGTGATCTGGGGCTGCTCACTTCTGTGCAGGGCTCCTTTGTATGCAGAGCTGATGGCTGGATTCCTCACACATTTCAGAGGATCACTTCTTCAGCATCATTTGCAGTACAGAGTTTTTCTGCTGAAGTTGATAGCTAAATGCTTAATGAGGAATTGGGTCCTAGGAGCTTAAACGGTGTTCTGTGTGGGTTTCGGGGTAAATTTGTAGAAAGGATGAGGGCATTCAGTAAGTATTTGGCCGAGGACTCTCGCATGGGCCCAGAATTCGCTAGTGATGGGCCCTGGGAAGGTCGATTCTCAGGCCGGGGTCTCCACCGTGTGGCCACTCGCAGGAACAGCACCTTGCTGGGAAAACGAGTGGTTTAGTGTGTGCTTTAGTCAGGCTTCAAAATAACTAAGAAGAtagtgcttttaaaatataaaaatatactcTGCATCCCTTTGAAATTAGAAGGGAACATTGTCTGGAGTTAAAGATGATAAGTGCTGATCTACAAGTGTTTGTATTTTGGTTTCCGTGAGGTGTACAGGTAGAACTTGAAGTGTACTCCTGTTCTGACTCATTTTTGTGTCAGtagccaggctgctctggagtTCAGTAGTAGGTCGGGTGCTGTTGCCCTCAGTAATTCAAAGCTCCCAAAGATGAGAACTCTTCCCACATAGAATcaggatttttatttctcttaagTGACTTCATCCAAAGCTTAATTTAGCATTACTTTATGGCAATTACTTTGCCACAAATTTCTAGACCGAAAGCTCATTTAAAGAGTGTTTGAGGTCTGAATGCACAATTTCTTAATGCTGATCAGTTTCAGCTAAGGATAGGTGGCTGTGATACCCCATTGGTAAAACATGCATCTTAAATCTTTCATCACTCCAGGTCTGAACCGAAGATCCTTTTCTCCTACAAGTGTCAGGTGGATGAACCTGAGGATGTGGATGTGCACCTACCCCACCCTTATGCTGTTGCCAAGAAGGAAGGAATGGATGCTGGGTTCTACTCAAGCACTCAGATTGACACCACAGCCTACCTGGACGATGTGGCCTCTATGCCATACCACGTGGGCAGCATCAACAGCATAGACAGTGACCGCTGGAAATCCATCAATGCCTGAGGCAGGGCACCTGAATCACACGATGcc from Haemorhous mexicanus isolate bHaeMex1 chromosome 11, bHaeMex1.pri, whole genome shotgun sequence includes:
- the TPRA1 gene encoding transmembrane protein adipocyte-associated 1, with protein sequence MFQSMMSVMTFSVSDNITHSTALVTALDNVTTLSPVTTHVINDTNITVPHKCLLLLYEDIGKSRVRYWDLLLLVPNVLFFMFLLWKLPSARAKIRVTSSPIFTTFYILVFVVALVGIARAVVSMTVSASDAAMVADKILWEITRFFLLAIELSVVILGLAFGHLESKSSVKRVLAITTVLSLAYSVTQGTLEILYPDAHLSAEDFNIYGHGGRHFWLASSCFFFLVYSLVVILPKTPLKDRISLPSRKSFYIYAGILALLNLVQGLGSALLCVDIIEGLCCVDATTFLYFSFFAPLIYVAFLKGFFGSEPKILFSYKCQVDEPEDVDVHLPHPYAVAKKEGMDAGFYSSTQIDTTAYLDDVASMPYHVGSINSIDSDRWKSINA